The following are encoded in a window of Plasmodium vivax chromosome 10, whole genome shotgun sequence genomic DNA:
- a CDS encoding subtilisin-like protease precursor, putative (encoded by transcript PVX_097935A) → MVLTRRAALLLCPWVIQLVIKRTLAGDILPNEGKKEKDDVHKIISELRFLQKVETILESSNMSVSDVEADANAYNPDRDAPKEELQKLQDQQETPSKEPNNLRNSPQKRAEKKESPGKNKKSLRLIVSENHATSPSFFEESLLQEDVVSFIQSKGKLSNLKNLKSMIIDLNSDMTDEELAEYISLLERKGALIESDKLVGADDVSLASVKDAVRRGESSVNWGKLRSTMLEVPSGESPPSHAASSGSPFDDDDDLLSEAALHREEAHLAGSKTTKGYKFNDEYRNLQWGLDLARLDETQDLINANRVSVTKICVIDSGIDYNHPDLRNNIDVNVKELHGRKGVDDDSNGVVDDVYGANFVNNSGDPMDDNYHGTHVSGIISAVGNNGIGIVGVDGHSKLVICKALDQHKLGRLGDMAHMINGSFSFDEYSNIFNASVEHLRSLGILFFVSASNCAHDKLSKPDIAKCDLAVNHRYPPILSKTHNNVIAVANLKRDLDESYSLSVNSFYSNIYCQLAAPGTNIYSTTPMNNYRKLNGTSMASPHVAAIASIVRSINPNLTYLQIVEILRNAIVKLPSLTERVSWGGYVDILRAVNLAIDSKAAPYIKSHSWFRWKQGSRR, encoded by the exons ATGGTGCTGACGCGAAGAGCAGCGCTCCTCCTGTGCCCCTGGGTAATCCAACTGGTAATCAAGCGAACCCTCGCAGGGGACATCCTGCCGAATGAGGgcaagaaggaaaaggatgatgtgcataaaattataagcgAGTTGCGCTTCCTACAGAAGGTAGAAACCATTTTGGAGAGCAGCAACATGAGCGTTTCAGATGTGGAGGCAGATGCGAATGCGTATAATCCTGATAGGGACGCCCCTAAAGAGGAGCTGCAGAAGCTCCAAGACCAGCAGGAAACCCCCTCGAAGGAGCCTAATAACCTACGGAATAGCCCCCAAAaaagagcagaaaaaaaagagtcacctgggaaaaataaaaagtcgTTACGCTTAATTGTGAGTGAGAACCACGCCACGAGTCCCTCCTTCTTCGAGGAGTCTCTCCTTCAAGAAGACGTGGTGAGCTTCATCCAGAGCAAAGGGAAGCTATCCAATCTGAAGAATCTAAAATCGATGATAATCGATTTGAACAGCGACATGACGGATGAGGAGTTGGCAGAGTACATTAGCCTGCTGGAGAGGAAGGGGGCGTTGATAGAATCTGACAAGCTCGTGGGGGCGGACGACGTGAGCCTTGCATCTGTAAAGGATGCGGTCAGGCGTGGGGAGAGTAGCGTCAATTGGGGTAAACTCCGCAGCACCATGTTGGAGGTTCCAAGCGGGGAGTCCCCCCCCAGCCACGCCGCTAGCAGTGGCAGCCCCTtcgatgacgatgatgaccTCCTGTCGGAGGCGGCCCTCCACAGGGAGGAAGCCCACCTGGCGGGGAGCAAAACCACCAAGGGGTACAAATTCAACGATGAGTACAGGAACCTGCAGTGGGGGTTGGACCTCGCCAGGCTAGACGAAACGCAGGATCTTATAAACGCAAACCGAGTGAGCGTAACCAAAATCTGCGTAATTGACAGCGGGATCGATTACAACCACCCCGACTTGAGGAACAACATAGATGTGAATGTGAAAGAGCTGCACGGAAGAAAAGGAGTGGACGATGATAGCAACGGAGTCGTGGACGATGTGTATGGAGCCAATTTTGTAAACAACAGTGGAGATCCTATGGATGATAATTACCACGGAACACATGTCTCTGGAATCATTTCCGCCGTTGGGAATAATGGCATAGGTATAGTGGGGGTAGATGGGCACTCTAAGCTAGTCATATGTAAGGCACTAGATCAACACAAGCTGGGACGACTAGGGGACATG GCACATATGATTAATGGTAGCTTTTCATTTGACGAGTATAGCAATATCTTTAATGCGTCTGTGGAGCACCTACGATCTCTGGGAATTCTTTTCTTCGTCTCGGCCAGCAACTGTGCACATGATAAGCTCTCCAAACCGGACATTGCCAAATGCGACCTCGCCGTTAATCATAGGTACCCTCCCATCTTGTCTAAAACGCACAACAATGTAATCGCTGTTGCGAATTTGAAGAGAGACCTAGATGAGAGCTACTCCCTCTCTGTTAACTCCTTTTACAGTAATATTTATTGCCAGTTGGCTGCTCCGGGGactaatatatattctaCCACGCCTATGAATAACTATCGGAAGCTCAATGGCACTTCCATGGCATCTCCGCACGTGGCTGCAATCGCCTCCATCGTTAGGTCTATCAACCCTAATTTGACTTACCTGCAAATTGTCGAAATTTTGAGGAACGCCATTGTGAAGCTCCCCTCCCTCACCGAGAGGGTCTCGTGGGGAGGCTACGTCGACATCCTGCGCGCCGTCAACCTGGCCATCGACTCCAAGGCGGCGCCCTACATCAAGTCGCACTCCTGGTTCAGGTGGAAGCAGGGCAGTAGGCGGTAG
- a CDS encoding hypothetical protein, conserved (encoded by transcript PVX_097945A), with product MSTIVVRLRCEVGIYRIEINRDQRLTDLKSKIEELLNVPVEEQLLFLQEEPNVPLTDNGALLEQCNITHGCVLLLKGEVKKPSASGGKRLDGDGSTGGSAKWKSDKGGTPNECNAGGAKKVKGFEQTNAGGGSGLDGLGQPPREDRLTPQKGKKEEEGKTNKGKEQITQGTGENQANFKSFDHFLKMREYNTTDLPLNLTYQSVFLTKGRFIKIPLSVTLKHQEYRHVDHLELMNVEEVKNFVQYWYTNGSMCEQRVGWMYGYYREDPHYTLGIRAVCECIYEPPQINEVDKVKLLPDDFLPSVDVIANRLGLERIGWIFTHLPRKEHLTSEEVVQIANLQLANLKKNMHYTNYSVSNFITCTISPDPMLSNEPVTNAFMVSDMGMALIRSSLVDSTQTDPSHIQLRNPVRNELLPLILEGGKETNKFDTDWFIVRINESAPKVVRSLFKNFHFPRENRLHSPTAYDVKEYFASPKLERGTNGMHRCSDFHLILFVCRVLDMETALALCDAALSKKEIDPIMEEILTSVKV from the coding sequence ATGAGCACCATCGTCGTACGCCTCAGGTGCGAAGTAGGAATCTATCGCATCGAAATTAACCGTGACCAAAGGCTGACCGATttgaaaagcaaaattgaGGAACTGCTAAATGTGCCGGTGGAGGAGcagctgctttttttgcaagaAGAACCCAACGTCCCGTTGACAGACAATGGGGCGCTGCTCGAACAGTGTAACATTACGCATGGGTGTGTACTTCTTTTGAAGGgcgaggtgaagaagccgAGCGCGAGTGGTGGGAAGCGGTTGGATGGTGATGGATCTACAGGGGGGAGTGCCAAGTGGAAGAGCGATAAGGGGGGTACCCCCAATGAGTGTAATGCAGGGGGTGCGAAGAAGGTAAAGGGGTTCGAGCAGACGAACGCgggggggggtagcggccTAGATGGGCTTGGCCAGCCTCCCCGAGAGGACCGGCTaaccccccaaaagggaaaaaaagaggaggagggaaaaaccaACAAGGGAAAGGAGCAGATCACCCAGGGGACGGGCGAAAACCAGGCGAACTTCAAATCGTTTGACCACTTCCTAAAAATGAGGGAATACAACACGACGGACCTCCCACTCAACCTGACCTACCAATCTGTTTTTCTAACGAAGGGCAGGTTCATTAAGATCCCCTTGAGCGTGACCCTAAAGCACCAGGAGTATCGCCATGTGGACCACCTCGAACTTATGAATGTAGAGGAGGTGAAAAACTTCGTGCAGTATTGGTACACCAATGGGAGCATGTGCGAGCAGAGAGTTGGTTGGATGTATGGCTACTACAGGGAAGACCCTCATTACACTCTGGGCATTCGAGCGGTATGCGAATGTATTTACGAACCCCCACAGATAAATGAGGTAGATAAGGTTAAGCTGCTCCCCGATGACTTTCTCCCCTCTGTAGATGTGATTGCCAACCGATTAGGTTTAGAACGAATCGGTTGGATCTTTACACATCTGCCAAGGAAGGAACACCTAACATCGGAGGAAGTGGTGCAGATAGCCAATTtgcagctagccaatttgaagaaaaacatgcACTATACAAATTATAGCGTTTCTAATTTTATCACCTGCACAATATCTCCAGATCCTATGTTAAGTAACGAACCAGTGACCAATGCATTCATGGTGTCGGATATGGGGATGGCATTAATTAGATCCTCCCTGGTGGACTCGACGCAAACGGATCCTTCCCATATACAGCTGAGGAACCCCGTGCGCAAcgagcttcttcctctcatcctagaaggaggaaaagaaaccaATAAATTTGATACGGACTGGTTTATTGTTCGAATTAATGAATCTGCTCCTAAGGTGGTTAggtccctttttaaaaacttccACTTCCCTAGGGAAAATCGGCTGCACTCGCCCACTGCCTACGACGTGAAGGAGTACTTCGCCAGCCCCAAGCTGGAGAGGGGCACCAACGGCATGCACAGGTGCTCCGACTTCCACTTGATTTTGTTCGTCTGCCGCGTGCTCGACATGGAGACTGCGCTCGCGCTCTGCGACGCCGCGCTCAGCAAGAAGGAGATCGACCCCATCATGGAGGAGATACTCACCTCGGTGAAGGTgtag
- a CDS encoding hypothetical protein, conserved (encoded by transcript PVX_097950A) → MITKREKEKATFECIEMSDIRRLPQSEEKENSDEEKISLDDLSVCSPSKLHRQAQLTEDEEEEQEKLIHSKLYESMSNVNSNLEKKDTHWFDGVDEEEEVDDPAEANHAECANRSTGGGSGERGNAAHLVHRFPNLLLIGGDGRPSGGNSSGNGSGNHRGNPLGSSPHREKQPPPSKHLNRSGDCERIETIETVERAADQTHSRGSNPLCSELGKDSPSERTKENTQVKQHAGESELVKWRRYNSSDEEREKVQPGGTPANLANERLEEVPGGEDTKGGVSNQSGHSDGSGSNVGGSTSAMPCTLSKGEAPQSDYATCSKQTSRRLGGSPPGKANRSYKHSVDEPGGPYSLPLLHTSNATSDDEDDSPLRELAADGWAASRVGTSHREREKHHHGGAANNLTRIISRIEESVQEKKTKGGAVIEGSAGEGSGGEGSAGEGSHRDGSGSDGRGRTPASPPIRLTPTDSHKAKRSGTPKYTLRKCGSQSYSNQVGPSAARGADHAMGADSAMGVDNHMGDPLSRKSLSSSNVYGQGANEEEDRCVQNYAHQKRPIEQSQRGRDPHSDEAHRHAYRAGANGLNGEGNVEGGGVIGELPSRPEANFTSSIRDAPAESYKRGSPPRRVTSNRVSPSRGTPNRVSPNRVSPNRVPPNRVPPSRTRKKELEEPRPVMDDTHFHVNPIKINDANLEKCFHAIKDLCNLEDGQRGSSPSDFRSSPRGRWNSPGDRWNSPTDRRNVSLCSERLDRRLGARDCEGGRRWSEAPERRDHRSWKYAAAEEAAAEEAAAGDAAAEDAAAEDAAADDAPEQNVCKSSDVNLYENNFKCLSQTPPDVYRFFCKEKQPWGGGGPPVERGGHAVQRDERKGDPSSTNANAVGGTTASAADGTTAIAAANAADAADTAAASPGKVKRRIIDCKNERLKWGTTQVIIDIDDTIRSSGGYKFFNYALGGVDAQYQRGETYPGSFQFVFELAMNKLCAEAKPLLLSVLTARIPQVPITEDSFLNKKFNEVAERRGIKSWGIDCDNKILYSTLKEWVWNETRGEKKFVNFKHLHKYVLQQNSLVRYIWIGDTGDMDKQAGEMMIRTYPQRMKAVFLHHVKGKDDNTLLPSDYFIKSVPIFFFRTYIGAATKAHAYNLIDKKGLTRVLVQAVLDLEKSKAPASSSKWEDLIKDIILSDAMDELDKYNAETVNRTKKIIAQRMREISERKLHFIS, encoded by the coding sequence ATGATAACGAAGcgggagaaggagaaggccaCCTTTGAGTGCATCGAAATGAGTGACATAAGGAGGCTGCCCCAGTCagaagagaaagaaaactcagatgaggaaaaaatcaGCCTCGATGACCTGAGCGTGTGTTCCCCGAGCAAGCTACACAGGCAGGCCCAGTTGACggaggacgaggaggaggagcaggagAAGCTAATCCACTCGAAGCTATACGAAAGCATGAGCAATGTGAATAGCAATTTAGAAAAGAAGGACACCCACTGGTTCGACGGCgtcgatgaggaggaggaggtggaCGACCCGGCGGAGGCAAACCATGCTGAGTGTGCAAACCGCTCCACCGGTGGTGGGAGTGGCGAGCGGGGCAACGCGGCCCACCTTGTGCATAGATTTCCCAACCTGCTCCTAATTGGGGGAGACGGCCGGCCCAGCGGCGGTAACAGCAGTGGTAACGGCAGCGGTAACCACCGTGGCAACCCCCTGGGCAGCTCCCCCCACAGGGAAAAGCAACCGCCACCGTCAAAGCacctgaaccgttcaggcgattGTGAAAGAATTGAAACAATTGAAACAGTTGAAAGGGCAGCCGATCAGACCCACTCACGTGGAAGTAACCCCCTTTGCAGCGAACTGGGGAAGGACAGCCCATCCGAAAGGACAAAGGAAAACACACAGGTGAAGCAACATGCAGGAGAGAGCGAATTGGTGAAGTGGAGGAGATATAACTCCTCAGATgaggagagggagaaggtGCAACCGGGTGGAACCCCCGCCAATCTGGCAAACGAACGTTTAGAGGAAGTgcccgggggggaagacaccaaagggggggtgTCCAATCAGAGTGGCCACAGTGATGGGAGCGGCAGCAACGTTGGAGGAAGCACCTCTGCTATGCCGTGTACTCTCTCCAAGGGAGAAGCGCCACAAAGCGATTATGCTACGTGTTCAAAGCAAACGAGTCGTCGActggggggaagccccccGGGAAAGGCAAACAGAAGTTACAAACACAGCGTAGACGAACCGGGAGGACCTTACTCCCTTCCGTTGCTCCACACCAGTAATGCAACCAGTGATGATGAGGACGACTCTCCTTTACGGGAGTTAGCGGCAGATGGTTGGGCAGCCTCACGCGTTGGCACTTCCCAtagggagagggagaagcatcACCACGGGGGGGCCGCCAACAACTTGACGAGGATCATTAGCCGGATAGAGGAGTCAGTCCAGGAGAAGAAgaccaaagggggggcagtCATCGAGGGAAGTGCAGGTGAGGGAAgtggaggggaaggaagcgCAGGGGAGGGCAGCCACCGCGACGGAAGCGGCAGTGATGGACGGGGCCGCACCCCCGCGAGCCCACCCATCCGGTTGACCCCTACCGATTCGCACAAGGCGAAGAGAAGCGGCACCCCCAAGTACACGCTTAGGAAGTGCGGCTCCCAGAGTTACTCAAATCAAGTGGGGCCATCCGCCGCCAGGGGGGCAGACCACGCCATGGGGGCGGACAGCGCCATGGGGGTAGACAACCACATGGGGGATCCACTCAGCAGAAAATCCctcagcagcagcaacgTTTATGGCCAAGGAGCgaacgaggaggaagaccgCTGTGTGCAGAATTACGCCCATCAGAAGAGACCAATCGAGCAGAGCCAACGGGGGAGGGACCCCCACAGTGACGAGGCGCACCGACATGCCTATCGAGCCGGCGCGAACGGGTTAAACGGGGAGGGGAACGTGGAGGGTGGCGGCGTAATTGGTGAGCTGCCAAGCCGCCCCGAGGCGAACTTCACTTCGTCGATAAGGGATGCCCCCGCGGAGAGCTACAAACggggttccccccccagAAGAGTAACATCCAATAGAGTGTCCCCCAGCAGAGGAACACCCAATAGAGTGTCCCCCAATAGAGTGTCCCCCAATAGAGTGCCACCCAATAGAGTCCCCCCCAGCAGGACGCGCAAGAAAGAGTTGGAAGAGCCCAGGCCCGTCATGGACGACACGCACTTCCACGTCAACCCCATCAAGATAAACGACGCAAATCTGGAGAAGTGCTTCCACGCCATTAAGGATTTGTGTAATTTGGAGGACGGGCAGAGGGGGAGCAGCCCCAGTGATTTCAGGAGCAGCCCAAGGGGTCGGTGGAACAGCCCCGGCGATCGATGGAACAGCCCCACCGATCGGAGGAATGTATCCCTTTGCAGTGAGCGCCTGGATCGGCGCCTTGGGGCGAGGGACTGTGAGGGGGGCCGGCGGTGGAGCGAAGCCCCCGAGCGAAGGGACCACCGCAGTTGGAAGTACGCCGCTGCTGAGGAGGCCGCTGCTGAGGAGGCCGCTGCCGGGGACGCCGCTGCTGAAGACGCCGCTGCTGAAGACGCCGCTGCCGATGACGCCCCCGAGCAGAACGTGTGCAAGTCGAGTGACGTGAATTTGTATGAAAATAACTTCAAGTGCCTCTCGCAGACCCCCCCGGATGTGTACCGCTTCTTCTgcaaggagaagcagccgtgggggggaggcggcccCCCCGTTGAGCGGGGCGGCCATGCAGTTCAGCGCGACGAGCGGAAGGGGGACCCCTCCTCCACTAACGCCAACGCGGTTGGCGGCACTACCGCCAGCGCGGCCGATGGCACTACCGCTATCGCGGCCGCTAACGCTGCCGACGCTGCCGACACCGCCGCCGCCTCCCCCGGgaaggtgaagcggcggaTAATCGACTGCAAAAACGAGCGCCTCAAGTGGGGGACGACGCAAGTGATAATCGACATAGATGACACGATCCGGTCGAGCGGCGGCTACAAGTTCTTCAACTACGCCCTGGGGGGCGTGGACGCGCAGTACCAGCGAGGAGAGACCTACCCAGGCTCCTTCCAGTTCGTCTTCGAACTAGCAATGAATAAGTTGTGCGCAGAAGCCAAGCCCCTGTTGCTGTCTGTACTGACTGCTAGAATACCCCAAGTGCCCATAACAGAGgactcctttttaaataaaaaatttaatgaagtGGCCGAGAGGAGAGGAATCAAAAGCTGGGGAATTGATTGCGACAATAAGATTTTGTATTCCACCTTAAAGGAGTGGGTGTGGAATGAAACgagaggagaaaagaaattCGTCAATTTTAAGCACCTCCATAAGTATGTCCTGCAGCAGAACTCCCTCGTGAGGTACATTTGGATTGGAGACACGGGGGATATGGATAAGCAGGCAGGTGAAATGATGATTAGGACTTACCCCCAACGGATGAAGGCTGTGTTTTTGCATCACGTGAAGGGGAAAGATGATAATACGTTGCTTCCAAGTGATTACTTTATTAAGTCGGTtcccattttcttctttcgcACATACATCGGTGCTGCTACGAAGGCACACGCGTATAACCTGATTGACAAGAAGGGCCTGACGAGGGTCCTCGTGCAGGCTGTGCTGGACTTAGAGAAGAGCAAGGCCCCTGCTAGCTCCTCCAAATGGGAGGACCTCATCAAGGATATCATTTTGAGTGACGCCATGGACGAGCTGGACAAGTACAACGCGGAGACCGTCAACCGGACCAAGAAGATCATCGCGCAGCGCATGCGAGAGATTTCCGAGCGCAAGCTGCACTTCATCAGttag
- a CDS encoding cell differentiation protein rcd1, putative (encoded by transcript PVX_097940A), giving the protein MSSAAASSGVGPHGQQSEHAQNEVSSGGGSGNGGVNSGGSGSGNGSQANKPASARNAPPTDDEEKRKVYQLVFDLCYSDKRESALLELSRKRETYHDIAPVLWNSFGTITTLLQEIVSIYPQLSPPLLTTSSSNRVCNSLALLQCVASHPETKQHFLNAHIPLFLYPFLNAESKNRPFEYLRLTSLGVIGALVKVDNPDVINFLLQTEIIPLCLRIMETGSELSKTVATFIVQKILIDELGLNYICATPVRFYAVSTVLSNMVNSLVENPSSRLLKHIVRCYLRLSENPKALKALRECLPESLRHVHKAFIPCLKEDPYTKKWLLQLLYNINSEDVLHGHAGGHAGGHVGGHVGSHVGSHTASHAANHAATHAGAHGGVGGAHPGARQGLHSAGASKGTYTGVSIPASMSEGSSADPSRGGHVGGAHPTGGLVSSSGNSFKDKVHMGSASNPNVSSKAGTVKAMASASAAPSSAAASALGNAPPSGNAMSSAANGVNSANGAAGVTNNPSSGSNGTNVPGAHEGSSTANSAGKAGSNGKTGSNGKTGSNGKAGSNGKTGSNGKAGSNGKAGSNGKAGSNGGSANNNGSNAASGPNH; this is encoded by the coding sequence ATGAGCAGCGCCGCTGCGAGTAGCGGTGTGGGTCCGCACGGCCAACAGAGCGAGCACGCTCAGAACGAAGTCAGCAGCGGGGGTGGAAGCGGGAATGGCGGCGTGAACAGCGGCGGGAGTGGAAGCGGGAATGGCAGCCAGGCGAACAAACCAGCCAGCGCGCGCAACGCGCCCCCAACGGATGacgaggagaagaggaaagTGTACCAACTGGTGTTCGACCTGTGCTACTCAGATAAGAGGGAGAGTGCATTACTAGAGCTGTctagaaaaagagaaacctACCACGACATTGCACCGGTGCTGTGGAATTCCTTTGGAACAATAACAACGTTGCTTCAAGAGATCGTTTCTATATATCCCCAGCTGTCACCTCCCTTACTAACCACATCATCATCCAACCGCGTATGCAACTCGTTGGCACTCCTCCAGTGTGTCGCTTCGCACCCCGAGACCAAGCAGCACTTCCTAAACGCACACATCCCTTTGTTCCTATATCCTTTTCTAAACGCAGAATCAAAAAATAGACCGTTTGAATATCTACGCCTAACTTCTTTAGGGGTTATTGGTGCATTAGTTAAGGTCGATAACCCCGacgtaattaattttttattgcagACGGAGATCATCCCACTGTGCTTACGTATTATGGAGACTGGCAGTGAGCTGTCCAAAACAGTGGCCACCTTCATCGTTCAGAAGATCCTAATCGACGAATTAGGTCTCAACTACATCTGTGCCACTCCGGTGAGATTCTATGCCGTCTCTACGGTCCTTTCTAATATGGTAAATTCCCTCGTAGAGAATCCCTCCTCTAGACTGTTAAAGCACATTGTGAGGTGTTACCTACGGCTGTCCGAAAATCCCAAGGCCTTGAAGGCACTTAGGGAGTGCCTCCCCGAATCGCTGCGACATGTGCACAAGGCTTTTATTCCGTGCCTCAAGGAGGACCCCTACACCAAGAAGTGGCTGCTGCAGCTGCTCTACAATATTAACAGCGAGGATGTCCTGCACGGCCATGCTGGCGGGCATGCTGGCGGTCATGTTGGCGGCCATGTTGGAAGCCATGTTGGAAGCCACACCGCTAGCCACGCCGCTAACCACGCCGCTACCCACGCGGGAGCACACGGCGGCGTGGGCGGGGCACACCCTGGGGCGAGACAGGGTCTGCACAGTGCCGGCGCTTCGAAGGGCACCTATACGGGAGTGAGCATTCCGGCCAGCATGAGCGAGGGTTCCTCCGCTGACCCGTCGCGTGGTGGTCATGTTGGTGGGGCGCATCCCACTGGAGGCCTCGTCTCCAGCAGCGGCAACTCCTTTAAGGACAAGGTGCACATGGGCAGTGCGAGCAACCCCAACGTTAGCAGCAAAGCTGGCACGGTTAAGGCGATGGCCAGCGCGAGCGCGGCACCCTCTAGCGCGGCAGCGAGTGCACTGGGTAATGCTCCCCCGAGCGGCAATGCCATGAGCAGCGCTGCGAATGGCGTGAATAGCGCGAATGGCGCAGCCGGAGTGACGAACAACCCCAGCAGCGGCAGCAACGGGACAAACGTCCCCGGCGCACACGAGGGAAGTAGCACTGCGAACAGCGCAGGAAAGGCTGGCAGCAATGGGAAGACTGGCAGCAATGGGAAGACTGGAAGCAATGGGAAAGCTGGCAGCAATGGGAAGACTGGAAGCAATGGGAAAGCTGGAAGCAATGGGAAAGCTGGAAGCAATGGGAAAGCTGGAAGCAATGGAGGCAGTGCCAACAACAACGGAAGCAACGCAGCCAGCGGACCCAATCATTAA
- a CDS encoding hypothetical protein, conserved (encoded by transcript PVX_097955A) yields the protein MELASKSNQVYLLVKIANLVNVNAVSHVKAALKLIIFDLFGLTMLLRVHFKMLKVAQSNRFFVLRTGLRQLNLLLYAMQPSQTTPHQFSLKVLKISTFLPNLAQRSGGQAASQR from the exons ATGGAACTGGCCTCCAAGTCGAACCAGGTGTACCTGCTGGTTAAGAT agccAACCTGGTGAACGTGAACGCCGTGAGCCACGTGAAAGCGGCCCTGAAGCTGATCATCTTCGACCTCTTCGGGCTGACCATGCTGCTGAGGGTCCATTTCAAAATGCTGAAGGTGGCGCAGAGCAACCGCTTCTTCGTCCTGCGCACGGGGCTGAG gcagCTGAACCTCCTGCTGTACGCCATGCAGCCCAGCCAGACGACTCCCCACCAGTTCTCCCTGAAGGTGCTGAAGATATCGACCTTCCTGCCCAACTTGGCACAGCGGAGCGGCGGCCAAGCGGCATCACAGCGATGA
- a CDS encoding hypothetical protein, conserved (encoded by transcript PVX_097930A) → MNTRPCNALALLASLLSMASPGHSLTPAHSMPPEQTQWEREQNNSGCNNPVLLKIVKNEMSFEQLPSSSLLMTSKTHNINELFVNFLGDKKMSEIVKACGDYIYLKNLRMVIFTIKENVDINFLRSFFRVLINSDVCVEFNQRASLQDG, encoded by the coding sequence ATGAACACCCGCCCGTGCAACGCACTTGCGTTATTGGCGTCCCTGCTCTCCATGGCCTCCCCCGGGCACAGCCTAACCCCAGCGCACTCGATGCCCCCGGAACAGACCCAATGGGAAAGGGAACAAAACAACAGCGGGTGCAACAACCCAGTGTTGCtaaaaatagtgaaaaacgaaatgagcTTCGAGCAACTACCTTCCAGTAGTCTCCTCATGACATCAAAGACACACAACATAAATGAGCTCTTCGTTAACTTTTtgggagataaaaaaatgagcgaaaTCGTCAAGGCCTGTGGGGACTacatttatttgaagaacCTTCGGATGGTTATCTTTACCATCAAGGAGAATGTggacattaattttttgcgaagCTTTTTCCGTGTCCTTATAAATAGTGACGTGTGTGTGGAGTTCAACCAGAGGGCCTCTCTTCAGGATGGTTGA